Proteins encoded together in one Porites lutea chromosome 2, jaPorLute2.1, whole genome shotgun sequence window:
- the LOC140928079 gene encoding uncharacterized protein, which produces MNPGTGNQYFPYEMGQQYPQYPPGWIYPLPSTYNFNDRGTGSPSPSTASSGSLSESFPFVEDGSMPESSQTSSRRTSSENKKAQERWTKDEEKLLVQLWAEKHDQLESRECRKTWAWIAEKISKALQSNKTADKCIRKMKYIIERYKNAKDWNKNQTGGNLRKSVYYDEVDKILGCRDLVTFNNVAEAGISGKSAPQVVAESSDTTGENSTSSSPNVLQTPAEKRRASKKGKRASKRKAPDNDSDEEFKMALKDMRQQGEKVTAFMDSLQQSQTQQLAMMNQFMGSIVKILGQQNEKDN; this is translated from the coding sequence ATGAATCCAGGCACGGGCAACCAATACTTTCCGTATGAAATGGGGCAACAATATCCTCAATATCCACCAGGATGGATATATCCGTTGCCTAGCACTTACAATTTTAATGATCGAGGAACTGGAAGCCCATCTCCTTCAACCGCAAGTTCTGGCTCGTTGTCAGAATCCTTTCCGTTCGTCGAAGACGGCTCAATGCCGGAATCATCCCAAACTTCTTCGCGCCGTACATCTTCCGAGAACAAGAAGGCCCAGGAACGATGGACTAAAGATGAGGAAAAACTGTTAGTCCAACTATGGGCTGAAAAACACGATCAGTTGGAAAGCAGAGAGTGCAGGAAAACGTGGGCCTGGATCGCTGAGAAGATTTCGAAAGCGCTACAGTCCAACAAGACGGCCGACAAATGTATTCGGAAAATGAAGTACATCatagaaagatacaagaatgcAAAAGATTGGAACAAAAACCAAACAGGAGGAAACCTTAGGAAATCCGTCTACTACGATGAGGTCGATAAGATCCTTGGATGCCGCGACCTAGTAACCTTCAATAATGTAGCCGAAGCGGGGATCAGCGGCAAAAGTGCCCCCCAAGTTGTAGCTGAATCAAGTGATACTACTGGCGAGAACAGTACTTCATCTAGCCCCAATGTGCTACAAACTCCAGCTGAAAAGAGAAGAGCGTCAAAGAAAGGGAAACGAGCTTCGAAACGCAAAGCTCCTGATAATGACAGCGACGAAGAGTTCAAGATGGCTCTAAAGGATATGAGGCAGCAGGGGGAGAAAGTTACAGCATTTATGGATTCTTTGCAACAATCACAGACGCAGCAGCTAGCCATGATGAACCAATTTATGGGCTCCATTGTGAAAATCCTTGGCCAACAGAATGAGAAAGACAACTGA